Within the Naumovozyma dairenensis CBS 421 chromosome 9, complete genome genome, the region AATAGAACTTCACGGTCATCACCGAACTGATAACGCCATTGTAAATATTGATTAGCGGTTTTTTCCTTATGTTGGTTAACATGTTCTAAAGCATGTTGGGCAATGTAACCAATACGTAAATTTGGATGTTTTTCAACTTTACCTTCTTGTGGAACCAATTCACCTGtcaataatttaattaaagtAGATTTACCAGCACCATTTGGACCTAAGACAGCAACACGAGAAGACAATGAAAGAGAACAGGAGACATGACTCAAAGATGGTTTTTCAGCTCCTGGATAGGCAAACGTGACATCGGTAAGCTTGGCGACAGCTCTTGTATTAGATTTGACACCGGTTAAGATACCAGGGCGTGGGAAATGCATTTGAGCATTAGAATCAGATAAAGTATAGTATGCTTTGGCTTCTGGTTTATGTTCAACAAATGCAGCCAAGTTACCTTTATAGTAAGCtagttttttattttcataatgaataatatcgGTACAAACAGCATCGAGGAAACCAGAGTCATGGGAAACAATTAGAGAAGTAATATCAGTATGTTCCAATAGGTAATCTTCTAACCATTTAACATTGCTCACATCTAAATGGTTAGTAGgttcatctaataataagatatcTGCTCTTTGTAACATAGCTCTTGCCAAttctaatttcattttccaaCCACCAGATAAAGAACCAACAGTTTGAGCCCTTCTTTCCTCATCAAATCCAACAGATTCTAAAGCGTTAGCAATTTCATCACGAGATGTGGattgtaattcttcatctaatgCAATAAATGACACTAAATCCAAATCACCTTCTTCACCTTGTAGTTTATGTTCAACAAAACAAGTACGTAATGTATCTTTATCTGGGAACCCATCTAATTGACCGTTAGCGATAGCCCTCATCAAAGTAGATTTACCAGCACCATTTCTACCACAAAGACCGTAACGGTGACCTTTAATCAAACGTAAAGTAGttttattcaataacaTTCTTGACCCGTAAGCCAACGAGAAATCAGTATTGACAATTTCAATACcttcatcctcatcatATGCGACCTTTTCTTGATGGAAGATTGCTCTTAAGTTTGAAATGAATTCAGTTTCAATGAAATCCTTCTTAGATTCTCCCAGAACATTGACAAGTAATTTAGTCAATTTAGTCCAATCATTTACATTAGCTTGGACGGTCAAGACCTTCGTCAAATAATCTAAGACAAcatcatcttttaaaatcatGTTCTTggtttcttcatcatccaaTTGATTCAAATGTTCCACTAGGAATTCTTTACTTTGAGCATCAGTCAATCTACCAGGGAATttagtatcatcatttcCCAAATCCTCATTACCCTTTAAGACGTTCAAAGCCTTACCAGCCAATTCACGAACTTCAGGCAAAGACGCGGTATCGACAACCTTTTGCACACCAGGTAATAATTGTGGGATgaaactttcaatttcaaaccTATTGTTAACCAATCTAgtcaaattttcaataacgATAACAGTTTGTCTTAATTGTTCTTgagatgaagatgacaaACTCAAAGATCTACTTAAGATTGGGACCAATAAGGATAAAGCAGGTTCCGTGACTTCCGCAACGAAAGTGACACTAGATAATGCCTTGACTGATTGTGGAACTTTGGTTGGATCTTGTAAAGTGTCAATAATTAACTTGTATCGGGATGATAAATCTAAATTGTCTAGAATAGATACGTAATCTAATAAAGTCTTATAACCTTGTTTGGCTAATTCTGGTTTGAAATCAGTGGTCACGTCAGTTAAGATTGGGACTGCTTGTTTGAATGttaattctaataaatcGTTTGGAGAATCTTCTCTTATTCTATCTACGATTGTTAAAGCGGCTAATTTTGATTGCCATTTGGCACCGGATGCTAGATAAGATAAGATTGATGGTAAGACGTAACTAGTCAATGATTCGGCTGGGAAAGCTGACAATAACGCGTCAACGGCATGTTGAGCAGCACGCTTTACGGTGGTTTCCTTTTCGGCCATAGCATCCAATGCGTATTGGAATAATGGAATAAGATGAGCTTCTTGAGGAGATTTGTTGGTAAAGAATTGAGCCAAGTTCGAAATTAATAACATGGAAGATTCTCTAACTAATTGTGGGTTCTTTGGTTTGGAGAATTTCGATAATATATCTGTGATATTCcattcaacaattttttgACCAGCAGTATTGTTTGAATTTGCATTTTCGAATTGTTCGATAGCTAATTTAATTTGACTTTTGCACTCCGTGATCGTGGTACATTCGGTAATCTTGGATAAGATTGTAGAAATTGGAGATAACTCTAAATTAGCTAATTTTGCATTTAAAGAAGTTAAAGAAGTAGTGGAAGCAGATGGAGTTGGGGTACCACTTTGGGTAGGAGTAACGGTAGATTGCTTATAATTAGAGTAACCaccttgttgttgttggtaaTTTTGATACCCACCTTGTGGTTGTTGGTAATTTTGGTAACCAGCTTGTTGGTAATTTTGGTACCCACCTTGTTGTTGGTAATTTTGATAACCACcttgttgttgataattttgGTACCCACcttgttgttgataattttgGTAACCACCTTGTTGCGGATACGTTTGATTATAATTACGGTTAGTGTTGGATTTATGCACTGTCCGCTTTTGTTGGTAGTTATTCGTATTATTTGACTTGAAGACACCGCCGAATGGGGATGCAACAACGTTAGGATCCTTTGGTTGTTCATCCAAAAACTGGTCCAAATTTTGGAACTTCTTAGGAGGCATGGCGCTTTTTCTTTACGAGTATACTTTTCTTTAGACTGTACAAGAGTATAATACCTACAAAGGATTCAAGTTGTAATACTTATCAATGTATATCTTAAAACACCTTTATTTAAATGTAAacttgttcttgttgctTACTCAACTTGCGTATCAGTATcagttgaaaaattttccaaactCATCgcaataatttttcactttatttctttttaaaaattcCGTACGGCTTTTTCACTGAAATATGGGAATCGTAACAGGGTAACACATAAATAGGTGCTTAGGCTCTTTTCTACCCTTCGGACTTCCAAGGGTAATTCCATAAAGACAAACCGACTTCTCGGAAAAGAATCtatggatatatatatatgattcTGACTACTTAGTGAAAAGTATTAATGATTGTAACGAGTTCAATTTTTCGCCAGTATGATTGTCCAAGATTGAGATAGCTTCTGGGAAGAGTGACAGTCCCACTTTCATTACttattaataatgtaaGCGTTGTATATTCTGTAGCCACTTGAAGATTCATATATTTGGTAGTGTCGGTGTTTAAGTGAAAGAAGGAGAGGcgaaaaaaatttcaatgagCAGCTATTATTCTTAATTTCTTGTGTGGGTGGGTCAAGAATAAAGTTCAATATATCGGATAATTGACCCAAAACTTTTGTGTATGATTGCCTGTATCCCATTCGATCTAGTAAGAAATCTGCTCCCCTTTATCCAGTATATTCATATACGTATATATGTTCAAAGCATGGTTGAGTAGCAGTTTAATCCATAGTAACATTCTCACTCATACAATTAGCACATActtttatatatctttGCTCATCAGGGGAGAAGCTGTTAAGGCGGCATTATATTGCCGGAATTTCCTGACTCCTGGAAGATCTCCCGAAGGAAACCAGCAGAGAATGTTCTGACacattttttgaaacacaaaacagaaaaaaaaaaagaaaaaaaaaaaatacttaCGTGATCACTTTCCTTATAACACTACCATTATAAATACTTGCATCGTTATTCACTCTATAAGACTATTTATTAAACATACTAGCAAT harbors:
- the NEW1 gene encoding New1p (similar to Saccharomyces cerevisiae NEW1 (YPL226W); ancestral locus Anc_6.251) — encoded protein: MPPKKFQNLDQFLDEQPKDPNVVASPFGGVFKSNNTNNYQQKRTVHKSNTNRNYNQTYPQQGGYQNYQQQGGYQNYQQQGGYQNYQQQGGYQNYQQAGYQNYQQPQGGYQNYQQQQGGYSNYKQSTVTPTQSGTPTPSASTTSLTSLNAKLANLELSPISTILSKITECTTITECKSQIKLAIEQFENANSNNTAGQKIVEWNITDILSKFSKPKNPQLVRESSMLLISNLAQFFTNKSPQEAHLIPLFQYALDAMAEKETTVKRAAQHAVDALLSAFPAESLTSYVLPSILSYLASGAKWQSKLAALTIVDRIREDSPNDLLELTFKQAVPILTDVTTDFKPELAKQGYKTLLDYVSILDNLDLSSRYKLIIDTLQDPTKVPQSVKALSSVTFVAEVTEPALSLLVPILSRSLSLSSSSQEQLRQTVIVIENLTRLVNNRFEIESFIPQLLPGVQKVVDTASLPEVRELAGKALNVLKGNEDLGNDDTKFPGRLTDAQSKEFLVEHLNQLDDEETKNMILKDDVVLDYLTKVLTVQANVNDWTKLTKLLVNVLGESKKDFIETEFISNLRAIFHQEKVAYDEDEGIEIVNTDFSLAYGSRMLLNKTTLRLIKGHRYGLCGRNGAGKSTLMRAIANGQLDGFPDKDTLRTCFVEHKLQGEEGDLDLVSFIALDEELQSTSRDEIANALESVGFDEERRAQTVGSLSGGWKMKLELARAMLQRADILLLDEPTNHLDVSNVKWLEDYLLEHTDITSLIVSHDSGFLDAVCTDIIHYENKKLAYYKGNLAAFVEHKPEAKAYYTLSDSNAQMHFPRPGILTGVKSNTRAVAKLTDVTFAYPGAEKPSLSHVSCSLSLSSRVAVLGPNGAGKSTLIKLLTGELVPQEGKVEKHPNLRIGYIAQHALEHVNQHKEKTANQYLQWRYQFGDDREVLLKESRKISEEEKEMMTKLIDVDDGRGERAIEAIVGRQKLKKSFQYEVKWKYWKPKYNSWVPREVLIGHGFEKLVQKFDDHEASREGLGYRELVPSVISKHFEDVGLDSEIANHTPLGSLSGGQLVKVVIAGAMWNNPHLLVLDEPTNYLDRDSLGALAVAIRDWSGGVVMISHNNEFVGALCPEQWIVENGQMTQKGVKEVDQSRFEDGGNADAVGLNPKPTASVIDDDSPANIKVKQRKKRLTRNEKKIQAERRRLRYIEWLSSPKGTPKPVDTDDEEED